One window of Desulfobacca acetoxidans DSM 11109 genomic DNA carries:
- a CDS encoding Gfo/Idh/MocA family protein, which yields MGKIKAGVIGVGYLGRFHAQKYAALEDAELIGVVDLDARRAWQVADECQTQAFTDFRELLPLVQVVSVAAPTIRHYELVQECLRHNIDVLAEKPLATTVAEAEELVQLARQKGRILQVGHLERFNPATEELTRRVRDPRFIEIHRLAFFKERGTDVDVVRDLMIHDLDLILSLVPGKVREIRAAGVSVLTDSIDLANARLEFDSGCIANLTASRISVKSMRKFRLFQPHTYLSVDFETRELMVVEQTGQPGGILPGIHLETLKFPPADPLMKEIAAFLEAVVTRREPVVSGEAGKEALALALDINTAMRQAHLR from the coding sequence ATGGGAAAGATTAAGGCGGGCGTAATCGGCGTCGGGTATTTAGGCCGTTTTCACGCCCAAAAATATGCAGCTCTGGAAGATGCCGAGCTAATCGGGGTCGTTGACCTCGATGCTCGACGGGCCTGGCAGGTGGCTGACGAATGCCAGACGCAGGCATTCACGGACTTTCGGGAGTTATTGCCTCTAGTGCAGGTGGTAAGCGTGGCGGCGCCGACGATCAGGCACTACGAGCTAGTGCAGGAGTGTTTGCGTCATAACATCGATGTCTTGGCGGAGAAGCCGCTGGCCACTACCGTTGCCGAAGCCGAAGAATTGGTCCAACTAGCCAGACAAAAGGGGAGAATCCTCCAGGTGGGCCACCTGGAGCGGTTTAATCCGGCCACGGAGGAACTGACCCGGCGGGTGCGCGACCCCAGGTTTATCGAAATCCACCGGCTGGCCTTTTTCAAGGAGCGGGGGACGGATGTGGACGTGGTCCGGGATCTGATGATTCATGATCTCGACCTGATTCTCTCCCTGGTCCCCGGGAAAGTCAGAGAAATCCGGGCGGCGGGGGTTTCGGTGCTGACCGATTCCATCGATCTGGCCAACGCCCGGCTGGAGTTTGACTCCGGCTGTATCGCCAATCTTACGGCTAGTCGTATCTCTGTCAAGAGTATGCGGAAATTCCGCCTTTTTCAGCCGCATACCTATCTATCGGTAGATTTTGAGACTCGGGAGCTGATGGTGGTGGAACAGACCGGTCAACCCGGCGGAATCTTGCCGGGTATCCATCTGGAGACGCTGAAATTTCCGCCGGCAGATCCACTCATGAAGGAGATAGCGGCCTTTCTGGAGGCGGTGGTGACGCGCCGGGAACCGGTGGTCAGCGGTGAGGCCGGGAAAGAGGCCCTGGCCCTGGCTCTGGACATCAATACAGCAATGCGTCAGGCGCATCTGCGATGA
- the lpxB gene encoding lipid-A-disaccharide synthase, whose product MTAPKIMVVAGEASGDSHAARLVQAIRERCPEAEFYGIGGEALAGQGMQLACRAETLAVIGLTEVFEKIPAVWQALRTLWRYLRQERPQLVILVDFPDFNFLVARLAKWCRVPVMYYISPQVWAWRQSRVRTISRLVSRMVVIFPFEEEFYRLHGVSVSYVGHPLVETLPKLPPRAECRRLLGLNPQDLAVALLPGSRAGEIAQLLPDMLSSAFQLQEKLPRCRFLLPLAPTVPPALVQQPLCHAQIPVDLHEGRTFEVLAAADIALVASGTATLETALSGTPMVIVYRLAPLTYYVGRLLIRVPHIGIVNLLAAEGLFPELIQHEVTPANITAAALKLICEPEQITRISTGIRKIWHRLGGPGASGRAAAVALELLRK is encoded by the coding sequence ATGACTGCTCCGAAGATCATGGTCGTGGCCGGGGAGGCGTCGGGAGACAGCCATGCCGCCCGCCTGGTGCAGGCGATCCGGGAACGCTGCCCCGAAGCCGAGTTCTATGGCATCGGTGGCGAGGCTTTGGCGGGACAGGGAATGCAACTGGCCTGCCGGGCCGAAACCCTGGCAGTTATCGGTCTGACCGAGGTCTTTGAGAAGATTCCGGCTGTTTGGCAGGCTCTCAGAACCCTGTGGCGCTATCTCCGGCAGGAGCGGCCCCAGTTAGTTATTCTGGTAGATTTTCCGGATTTCAATTTTCTGGTGGCCCGCCTGGCCAAGTGGTGCCGGGTGCCGGTGATGTATTACATCAGCCCCCAGGTCTGGGCCTGGCGGCAATCTCGAGTGCGCACCATTTCCCGGTTGGTCTCCCGGATGGTGGTGATCTTTCCTTTTGAAGAAGAGTTTTACCGCCTGCACGGGGTATCGGTGAGTTATGTCGGACACCCCTTGGTTGAAACTTTGCCGAAGCTCCCCCCTCGGGCGGAGTGTCGGCGGCTGCTCGGCCTCAATCCCCAGGACCTGGCCGTGGCGCTGCTGCCGGGAAGCCGGGCCGGAGAAATCGCCCAGTTGCTGCCTGACATGCTGAGCAGCGCTTTCCAGCTTCAAGAAAAACTGCCCCGCTGTCGATTCCTCCTGCCGCTGGCGCCTACCGTGCCGCCGGCCTTGGTGCAGCAACCGCTCTGTCATGCCCAGATACCGGTAGATCTGCACGAGGGGAGGACCTTCGAAGTACTGGCTGCGGCTGATATTGCCCTGGTCGCCTCGGGTACGGCCACCCTCGAGACGGCCCTCTCGGGGACTCCCATGGTCATCGTGTACCGCTTGGCTCCACTGACCTATTATGTCGGCCGTCTCCTGATCCGGGTGCCCCATATCGGCATAGTGAATCTATTAGCCGCAGAGGGACTGTTCCCGGAATTAATCCAACACGAGGTTACCCCGGCAAATATAACCGCTGCGGCTTTGAAGCTTATCTGCGAACCGGAGCAGATAACCCGGATCAGCACCGGTATTAGAAAAATCTGGCACCGCCTCGGCGGTCCGGGCGCCTCGGGGCGGGCTGCCGCAGTGGCCTTGGAATTACTAAGAAAATAA
- a CDS encoding class I fructose-bisphosphate aldolase, protein MIKKIHSLLGNEAESLLTYTCKGFPKETLHLPGPDFIERVMVPTDRPVKALRSLAALFNHGRLAGTGYLSILPVDQGIEHSAGASFAPNPIYFDPENIIKLAIEGGCNAVASTLGVLAAVARRYAYRIPFIVKINHNELLTYPAIHDQTLFAQVEQAFNMGATAIGATIYYGSAESRRQILEISDAFEQAHELGLATILWCYLRNPAFKTKEKDYHVAADLTGQANYLGATIKADIIKQKLPENNGGYTALKFGKTHARVYSDLAPDHPIELTRYQVANCFMGRVGLINSGGASGENDLAQAARTAVINKRAGGTGLISGRKAFQRPMAEGAELLHTIQDVYLCPEVTVA, encoded by the coding sequence ATGATAAAAAAAATCCACAGTTTATTAGGCAACGAGGCGGAATCTCTGTTAACCTATACCTGTAAGGGTTTTCCCAAGGAGACCTTGCACCTGCCCGGACCGGATTTTATCGAGCGGGTGATGGTTCCGACGGATCGTCCGGTCAAAGCCTTGCGCTCTTTAGCGGCGTTGTTTAACCACGGACGGTTGGCGGGTACGGGCTACCTTTCCATTTTACCGGTGGACCAGGGCATCGAACATTCGGCCGGGGCATCATTTGCGCCCAATCCCATCTACTTCGATCCGGAAAATATCATCAAGTTAGCGATCGAAGGCGGCTGCAACGCCGTGGCCTCGACCCTCGGGGTGCTGGCGGCAGTAGCCCGGCGCTATGCCTACCGAATTCCCTTTATCGTCAAGATCAACCACAATGAACTGCTCACCTATCCGGCTATCCACGACCAGACGCTCTTTGCTCAGGTGGAGCAGGCCTTCAATATGGGCGCCACCGCCATCGGGGCCACCATTTATTATGGGTCTGCCGAGAGCCGGCGCCAGATTCTGGAAATAAGCGACGCCTTTGAACAGGCCCACGAGTTGGGGCTGGCTACCATCTTGTGGTGCTATCTGAGGAACCCGGCTTTTAAGACAAAGGAGAAGGATTATCACGTAGCCGCAGACCTGACCGGTCAGGCCAATTATCTCGGTGCCACCATCAAAGCCGATATCATCAAACAGAAATTGCCGGAAAATAACGGCGGCTATACTGCCCTGAAGTTTGGCAAGACCCACGCCAGGGTATATTCCGATCTGGCACCCGATCATCCGATTGAACTGACCCGTTATCAGGTGGCCAACTGCTTCATGGGACGCGTCGGCCTGATCAACTCCGGCGGGGCCAGCGGGGAAAATGACCTGGCCCAGGCCGCCCGCACTGCCGTCATCAACAAACGGGCCGGGGGCACGGGGCTCATCTCCGGGCGCAAGGCCTTCCAACGGCCGATGGCAGAAGGCGCGGAGCTGCTGCACACCATTCAGGATGTCTATCTATGTCCGGAGGTGACAGTGGCCTGA
- a CDS encoding acyl-CoA synthetase has translation MGKIPADYLPPKELWPDLIVPDEFKSLVAGPVNIAEEFLDKWVKAGRGAEPAILFGDQKISFEQLMKTANKVANALKILGIEPQDRVGMRLTNTPDAVAINFGLQKLGAIPVPVSPLWAKEEIEFTLNNAEFAAFFVSAPLMAAVDAGRKDFQFPTKIIVVGGKVDEVKAKGDYDYAELLSEAADTFENVKLSPDDIGVILYTSGTTGQPKGCVHFVKEVIIEANLVNKYVWKLKPGEVLGGSAPVSFAAGYGTFCLVPFAAGATISLLPKFSPDDMMSIIGKHKVNVVTGLPTAYRKLLEMPNFGDYDISTVRMYTSGGDALTGKTLALWQAKTGKPIWEGLGGTEMVHLVTSNTMSDVPMPDSIGKALPGFEVKVVKEDGSTAAAGEVGSMLVKGPTGTVYWKPYVQDSKLLKTQKKGMKDGYNMMGDAVLMDKDGFIFFQAREDDMIKSSGFRLAPSEIEDAIVRHPMVRDTAVVGIPDEILGQKVVAMVELEPHHTPSLDLAKDIINSTTDLLAKYKLPREVVFLPSIPRTPTGKMIKKEMRKSYPEYKDKFKLL, from the coding sequence ATGGGCAAGATTCCCGCTGATTATCTACCCCCCAAAGAACTTTGGCCCGATCTGATCGTGCCGGATGAGTTCAAAAGTTTAGTAGCCGGTCCGGTGAACATCGCCGAGGAATTTCTTGACAAGTGGGTCAAAGCTGGCAGAGGCGCTGAACCCGCCATTCTTTTCGGCGACCAGAAGATCTCCTTTGAACAGCTTATGAAGACCGCCAACAAGGTTGCTAATGCCCTGAAAATCCTCGGGATTGAGCCTCAAGACCGGGTGGGCATGCGCCTGACCAACACCCCCGATGCCGTAGCTATCAACTTCGGTCTGCAAAAGTTAGGTGCCATCCCGGTGCCGGTTTCTCCCCTGTGGGCCAAAGAAGAGATCGAATTTACTTTAAACAATGCCGAATTTGCCGCCTTTTTCGTCAGCGCCCCCCTTATGGCGGCGGTAGACGCGGGCAGGAAGGATTTTCAGTTCCCGACCAAGATCATCGTTGTGGGCGGCAAGGTCGACGAAGTCAAGGCCAAGGGCGACTATGATTATGCCGAACTGTTGTCCGAAGCTGCGGACACCTTCGAAAACGTCAAACTAAGCCCGGATGATATCGGCGTTATCCTCTATACCTCTGGCACCACCGGCCAGCCCAAGGGTTGCGTCCACTTTGTCAAAGAAGTGATCATCGAAGCGAACCTGGTCAACAAATACGTCTGGAAGCTCAAACCTGGCGAAGTTCTGGGCGGTTCTGCCCCTGTCTCCTTCGCCGCCGGCTACGGCACCTTCTGTCTCGTTCCCTTCGCCGCCGGGGCTACCATCTCTCTGTTGCCCAAGTTTTCTCCCGACGATATGATGAGCATCATCGGCAAACACAAGGTCAACGTTGTCACCGGTCTGCCCACCGCTTACCGGAAGTTGCTCGAAATGCCCAACTTTGGCGACTACGACATCAGCACCGTGCGGATGTACACTTCCGGCGGCGATGCCCTCACCGGCAAGACTCTGGCCCTGTGGCAGGCCAAAACCGGCAAGCCCATCTGGGAAGGTCTGGGCGGCACCGAAATGGTCCACTTGGTGACCTCAAACACCATGAGCGACGTGCCCATGCCCGATTCCATCGGCAAGGCCTTGCCGGGTTTCGAGGTTAAGGTCGTAAAAGAAGACGGCTCTACGGCTGCGGCGGGCGAAGTCGGTTCCATGTTGGTCAAAGGCCCCACCGGCACGGTCTACTGGAAACCGTACGTCCAGGATTCGAAACTTCTCAAGACCCAGAAGAAGGGCATGAAAGACGGCTATAACATGATGGGCGACGCTGTCCTCATGGATAAAGACGGCTTCATCTTCTTCCAGGCCCGGGAAGACGACATGATCAAGTCTTCCGGCTTCCGGTTGGCTCCCTCCGAGATCGAAGACGCCATCGTCCGCCATCCTATGGTCCGTGATACCGCCGTGGTCGGCATTCCTGATGAAATCCTGGGCCAGAAGGTGGTAGCCATGGTGGAGCTGGAGCCGCACCACACCCCGTCATTGGATTTGGCCAAAGATATCATTAATTCCACCACCGATCTGCTGGCCAAATACAAACTGCCTCGGGAAGTGGTATTCCTGCCCTCCATTCCGCGTACTCCTACCGGCAAGATGATCAAAAAAGAGATGCGGAAGAGCTATCCCGAATATAAGGATAAGTTCAAGCTGCTTTAA
- a CDS encoding diguanylate cyclase, whose translation MGRKKTRWIFEKELSLGFYAILLICCWTLIVLGSIVWRLNQITQEKVSLAEEIARSHVEQDLVLREWNIRHGWIYTPVTPTNPPNQLLNLPERDIVTPSGKTLTAMNSASMFRQIYDSAPEKSAYRSRLTSLTPLRPENAPDPWEKQALRQLQQGKDEVGGMFNLNGKLCFRLMRPLRATARCLLCHNQDTFVQGAVVGGISASLLMDSLVGTWEKNRSAILLAHGFLWFLGVVGISVGAQKMHTRIRAKQEVETALRQSELNYRILVGNIPALVYRGYADGRVDFVDDKVEKLTGYTQEQFSSGQIKWPEIILPEDREECKRILIEALKSDRFYRREYRLRKKDGNILWVAERSQIVCDSLGKIDFVSGVMFDISLQKEMEQSLIESERFWKTLLKAVGVGVVLTDQADGKIAEVNPQALSMLGYKREQLLGQQHLRFFVEDEEQMTPGDNKKARTRRSEGQLITASGKLIPIWKVSAPLEIGGTLYLLESFVDLTDQRRAELALTKANTKLQAMIVEVRQTNNEINLISQMVEMLQVCSNLEEAFPIVGQFVHRLFPEVSGALYLINSSSNLLTPVSHWGETLAGEQIFSPADCWALRQGKQYLSGTGQSPGFNLKCPHIAGREEGSHFCLPLTGQGETLGLLYLEKVRTDSGKASEGGKDQNLNFSKPQQRLASSLAEQISLSLANLKLRETLRHQAIRDPLTGLFNRRYLQETLDREIHRAQRKNANLGVVMLDIDHFKQFNDLNGHEAGDKLLAVFGRYLKNSIRAEDIACRYGGEEFTLIIPEITSSFLLERAEAIREGTKDLVVHHQGRVLGTITISMGLSFYPEHGNTGEKLLAKADEALYRAKNSGRNRVVMASG comes from the coding sequence ATGGGAAGGAAAAAAACCCGTTGGATATTTGAAAAAGAGCTGAGTCTGGGTTTTTATGCCATCTTGCTAATCTGCTGCTGGACTCTGATAGTGCTGGGCTCCATTGTCTGGCGGTTAAACCAGATTACCCAAGAAAAAGTGAGTCTGGCTGAAGAAATAGCCCGGTCACATGTGGAACAAGACCTGGTTTTACGCGAATGGAACATCCGGCACGGCTGGATTTACACCCCGGTGACGCCAACCAACCCGCCGAATCAGTTGCTGAATCTGCCGGAAAGGGATATCGTCACCCCCTCAGGCAAGACCTTGACCGCAATGAATTCCGCCTCAATGTTCAGACAGATTTATGACTCGGCGCCCGAAAAGTCAGCCTATCGCAGCCGCCTTACTAGTTTGACGCCTCTCAGACCGGAAAACGCCCCCGACCCCTGGGAAAAGCAGGCGCTGAGGCAATTGCAGCAGGGAAAAGACGAAGTGGGGGGGATGTTCAACCTGAATGGGAAACTCTGTTTCCGGCTCATGAGACCGTTACGAGCAACGGCTAGATGTCTTTTATGCCATAATCAGGATACCTTTGTCCAGGGCGCGGTCGTCGGTGGTATCAGCGCCAGCCTGCTCATGGATTCCTTGGTGGGGACCTGGGAAAAAAACCGCTCGGCCATTCTTTTGGCCCATGGCTTCCTCTGGTTCCTGGGTGTGGTCGGCATCTCGGTGGGAGCCCAAAAGATGCACACAAGGATTCGGGCCAAGCAGGAGGTCGAAACCGCACTACGCCAGAGCGAGCTGAATTACCGGATTCTGGTGGGAAACATTCCGGCCTTGGTCTATCGCGGTTATGCCGACGGCAGGGTGGATTTTGTCGACGACAAAGTGGAAAAATTGACGGGTTACACCCAGGAGCAATTCTCTAGCGGTCAAATTAAGTGGCCGGAAATCATCCTGCCGGAGGACCGGGAGGAATGCAAACGGATACTTATTGAGGCATTAAAGAGCGACCGTTTCTACCGTCGGGAATACCGTCTCCGGAAAAAAGACGGCAACATCCTCTGGGTGGCGGAGAGAAGTCAGATTGTCTGCGACTCCCTTGGGAAGATCGACTTTGTCAGCGGGGTGATGTTTGATATCTCTCTCCAGAAAGAGATGGAACAATCACTGATAGAAAGCGAGCGCTTCTGGAAAACGTTGCTAAAAGCGGTAGGCGTCGGAGTGGTGCTGACCGACCAAGCCGATGGCAAGATCGCAGAAGTCAATCCCCAGGCGTTATCCATGTTGGGCTATAAACGGGAGCAGCTTTTGGGCCAACAGCACCTGCGGTTCTTTGTTGAGGATGAGGAGCAGATGACGCCTGGCGACAATAAAAAGGCGCGTACCAGACGTTCGGAAGGTCAATTAATTACCGCAAGCGGAAAACTGATCCCTATCTGGAAGGTGTCCGCACCTTTGGAGATCGGCGGTACACTTTATTTACTCGAAAGCTTTGTCGACCTTACCGACCAGCGCCGGGCGGAACTTGCCCTGACTAAGGCCAACACGAAACTGCAGGCAATGATTGTCGAAGTCCGTCAGACCAACAATGAAATCAATCTTATCAGTCAGATGGTGGAAATGTTGCAAGTCTGTTCGAATCTGGAGGAGGCCTTTCCTATTGTCGGACAATTTGTCCACCGACTTTTCCCCGAGGTTTCCGGGGCATTGTATCTTATAAATTCTTCCAGTAACCTGCTGACACCGGTAAGTCACTGGGGAGAGACACTGGCTGGGGAACAAATATTTAGTCCCGCAGACTGCTGGGCCTTACGCCAGGGGAAACAATATCTGAGCGGGACCGGGCAGTCACCCGGCTTCAACTTGAAGTGCCCTCACATCGCCGGTAGAGAGGAGGGCAGTCACTTCTGTCTGCCGCTTACGGGTCAGGGAGAAACCTTGGGTCTGCTTTATCTAGAAAAAGTCAGAACCGACTCGGGAAAGGCTTCGGAAGGAGGGAAGGATCAAAACCTTAACTTCAGCAAGCCACAGCAACGGTTGGCCAGCTCCCTGGCGGAACAGATATCCTTATCACTGGCGAACTTGAAGCTGCGGGAGACCCTGCGACATCAAGCTATTCGGGATCCCCTCACCGGCCTGTTCAACCGTCGCTATCTGCAGGAAACCCTGGACCGGGAAATCCATCGGGCCCAACGTAAAAATGCCAACTTGGGAGTGGTCATGTTGGATATAGATCATTTCAAGCAGTTTAACGACCTGAATGGACACGAGGCAGGGGATAAGCTATTGGCTGTCTTTGGAAGATACCTTAAAAATTCAATCAGGGCGGAAGATATCGCCTGCCGCTACGGCGGCGAGGAGTTCACCCTGATAATCCCGGAAATAACTTCGTCCTTCCTCCTGGAGCGGGCCGAAGCAATCAGAGAGGGAACCAAAGATCTGGTCGTTCATCACCAAGGCCGGGTTTTAGGAACTATCACCATCTCTATGGGTCTCTCCTTCTACCCGGAGCACGGAAATACCGGCGAGAAGCTGCTGGCAAAGGCAGATGAAGCGCTCTATCGGGCAAAAAATAGCGGCCGCAACCGCGTGGTCATGGCCAGCGGGTAA
- a CDS encoding sulfite exporter TauE/SafE family protein, with amino-acid sequence MEIYLPIAGMSINFFLVIGLGVLVGFLSGMFGVGGGFLLTPLMMMVGIPPAVAAASDSNQIVAAASSGAFAHWRLGNVDFKLGLIILIGGITGGTIGVQLVKVLRSLGNFEFVMKVVYVLMLGLVGGAMFIESLNTIRRSKAKTVEPVTSAQPKLTKVFSKLPFKMHFHRSGLHTSAIFPFGIGAVVGVLAALLGVGGGFIMVPAMIYIIGMPTIVAIGTDLFQIVLTSANVTLQQAFVNKTVDILLALILLAGSTIGAQFGALVGKRLKGEQIRILLAVIVLAMTAKLFLDLVIEPDYLVSLAPAKGGGH; translated from the coding sequence ATGGAGATTTATCTCCCCATTGCGGGTATGAGCATTAATTTTTTTCTGGTCATCGGCTTAGGCGTCTTGGTCGGATTTCTCTCCGGCATGTTCGGCGTCGGCGGGGGTTTTTTGTTAACTCCACTCATGATGATGGTAGGCATTCCGCCAGCGGTGGCGGCGGCGTCTGATTCCAATCAGATCGTAGCGGCAGCTAGTTCCGGGGCTTTTGCGCACTGGCGCCTGGGGAATGTTGACTTCAAACTGGGCCTGATCATTCTTATCGGCGGCATAACCGGCGGCACTATCGGCGTCCAATTGGTCAAGGTGTTGCGCAGTCTGGGGAACTTCGAGTTTGTGATGAAGGTGGTCTACGTCCTGATGCTGGGTTTGGTGGGCGGCGCCATGTTCATCGAGAGCCTGAACACCATCCGGCGCAGCAAAGCCAAGACCGTAGAGCCGGTCACTTCGGCCCAGCCCAAGCTCACCAAGGTCTTTAGCAAACTGCCCTTTAAGATGCACTTCCATCGCTCCGGGCTGCATACTTCGGCGATTTTCCCCTTTGGCATCGGCGCCGTTGTTGGGGTGTTGGCGGCGTTATTAGGGGTGGGCGGCGGCTTTATCATGGTGCCGGCCATGATCTATATCATCGGCATGCCGACCATTGTGGCTATCGGCACCGACCTGTTTCAGATCGTCCTGACCTCTGCCAACGTCACGTTGCAGCAGGCCTTTGTCAATAAGACAGTTGATATTCTCTTGGCCCTAATCCTCCTGGCCGGTTCTACCATCGGCGCCCAGTTCGGCGCCCTGGTGGGCAAACGCCTCAAGGGTGAACAGATCCGCATCCTGTTGGCCGTCATCGTCCTGGCCATGACGGCGAAGCTGTTCCTGGATCTGGTCATCGAGCCGGATTATCTTGTCAGCCTGGCGCCGGCTAAGGGAGGAGGACATTAA
- a CDS encoding TIGR02186 family protein — MMKRILIILIAVGWMAMAGIPAWAVSTEGSEKVLTAASKRDIDISLFYKGDRVYFFGVNPVAGSDLVVRLTAEKAEEIKLSMKGKVGPFWMTVKQYEVTNAPFIYKIHASKPLEQIISEDQAKELGLGYDAVKSKMKMHLVRGDAAPEDGEELFKGLLKIKQDANLYRIVEDDPQSTKEAPRLEITEGKLFKHYFTFPPAATEGKYQVESFSFQNGEMVGYGKDVIEIRKVGLEGWITHASQEYAVFYGIGAVLIALGAGLLVGMIFKKGGHH; from the coding sequence ATGATGAAACGTATCTTGATCATACTGATTGCCGTAGGCTGGATGGCTATGGCGGGTATCCCGGCCTGGGCCGTTTCCACGGAAGGCTCCGAAAAGGTTCTTACTGCCGCTTCCAAACGGGATATCGATATCAGCCTGTTTTATAAAGGTGATCGGGTCTATTTTTTCGGGGTCAACCCGGTTGCCGGAAGTGACCTGGTGGTCCGGCTGACGGCCGAAAAGGCCGAAGAGATTAAGCTCTCCATGAAGGGCAAGGTAGGTCCTTTCTGGATGACAGTCAAACAATACGAAGTCACCAATGCCCCGTTTATCTATAAAATCCACGCCTCTAAGCCTTTAGAGCAGATTATCTCGGAGGATCAGGCTAAGGAACTGGGTCTAGGCTACGACGCTGTCAAGAGCAAGATGAAGATGCACCTGGTGCGGGGAGACGCCGCCCCGGAGGATGGGGAGGAGTTATTCAAGGGGCTTTTGAAAATTAAGCAGGACGCCAATCTGTATAGAATCGTCGAAGATGATCCTCAGAGTACGAAAGAGGCACCCCGCCTGGAAATCACCGAAGGGAAGCTGTTCAAACATTATTTTACCTTTCCGCCGGCAGCTACCGAAGGTAAATATCAGGTGGAGTCCTTTTCTTTCCAAAACGGCGAAATGGTGGGCTATGGCAAGGATGTCATTGAGATCCGCAAGGTGGGACTGGAGGGCTGGATTACTCACGCCTCCCAGGAGTATGCGGTATTCTACGGCATCGGGGCCGTCCTCATTGCCTTGGGCGCCGGTCTTTTGGTGGGCATGATCTTTAAGAAAGGAGGGCACCATTAA
- a CDS encoding universal stress protein, whose protein sequence is METLYKEAAKSIAVAVDGSEPSWEAMGRALNMARLLDLPLDVLHVVQLQKMGYFAFIDRHLQEDKESAAQKVFEEAKRRAEKAGVSIRTHLLESSINPAEAVIAFVEESRGVKFLVLGSYGHGFHNRAILGSTTERVIREIARRRIPVPVLVVPAYKSIPEEE, encoded by the coding sequence ATGGAGACCCTGTATAAGGAAGCAGCTAAGTCGATCGCCGTTGCGGTGGACGGCTCCGAACCCAGCTGGGAAGCCATGGGTCGGGCCTTGAATATGGCCCGCCTGCTCGACCTGCCCCTGGATGTCCTGCATGTGGTGCAACTCCAGAAAATGGGTTATTTTGCCTTTATTGATCGGCACTTGCAGGAAGATAAAGAGTCTGCCGCCCAAAAGGTTTTTGAAGAGGCCAAGCGCCGGGCTGAAAAGGCCGGGGTATCCATTCGCACCCATCTTTTGGAAAGCAGTATCAATCCGGCTGAAGCAGTTATTGCTTTTGTGGAGGAATCCCGCGGCGTTAAATTCCTGGTCCTTGGAAGTTACGGCCACGGATTCCATAACCGGGCTATCCTCGGCTCCACCACCGAACGGGTGATCCGGGAAATCGCCCGCCGACGGATCCCGGTGCCGGTACTCGTTGTGCCGGCCTACAAATCAATTCCTGAAGAAGAATAA
- a CDS encoding DnaJ domain-containing protein, protein MDLAKARQLLELGLEASRQEIRAAYRRAARRWHPDAAPAETDRHTRMQEINEAYRYILAFLETYRYRLEETPEAKEDYEHWWQTHFGQSMGWENRPRRPRRQKKS, encoded by the coding sequence ATGGATCTTGCAAAAGCCCGCCAACTATTGGAACTAGGCCTGGAGGCCAGCCGGCAGGAAATACGCGCCGCCTATCGCCGGGCCGCCCGGCGCTGGCACCCGGACGCCGCACCAGCCGAGACCGACCGTCATACCCGCATGCAGGAAATCAACGAAGCCTACCGCTATATTCTTGCCTTTTTGGAAACCTATCGCTATCGCCTGGAAGAAACGCCGGAGGCCAAGGAAGATTACGAGCATTGGTGGCAGACGCATTTTGGCCAGAGCATGGGGTGGGAGAACCGGCCCAGGCGGCCGCGGCGCCAGAAAAAATCCTGA
- a CDS encoding DUF3108 domain-containing protein — MIRLSVVYRLLRWILLVFFVLPPASGLATPPQPTTWSYTVDALWFKDAGRAAISLRQIDQEHFEGEIEGETAGVIAFFTAHRRDRYRTTMRFHQGKLQPLIYIEESWRKRRHHYKEYRFDYEEHRLELWQQEENGALAKKWQTGLTEPFYDPISAFFNFRLGALGEIKGGDTITVAGVPYPEPEEIVIRLGPQEAGNRKATVAIRNRAFENESGLVHIVFDDHLTPLSAWTRVLKFGKLVGRLVEVKAPTP; from the coding sequence ATGATCCGCCTCTCGGTTGTTTATCGGCTGTTAAGATGGATATTGCTGGTGTTCTTCGTGTTGCCGCCCGCTTCCGGTCTGGCCACACCACCTCAGCCAACGACCTGGTCCTACACCGTAGATGCTCTATGGTTTAAAGATGCCGGTCGAGCCGCGATCTCCCTGCGCCAGATAGACCAGGAGCATTTTGAGGGCGAGATCGAAGGGGAAACTGCCGGGGTTATTGCCTTTTTCACTGCCCACCGTCGCGATCGCTATCGCACCACTATGCGTTTTCACCAGGGTAAACTACAGCCTCTCATTTATATTGAGGAATCCTGGCGCAAGCGGCGGCATCACTATAAAGAATACCGCTTTGATTATGAGGAACACCGACTAGAACTCTGGCAGCAGGAGGAGAACGGTGCCCTGGCCAAAAAATGGCAGACCGGGTTGACAGAGCCGTTCTACGATCCTATCAGCGCCTTCTTCAATTTCCGCCTTGGCGCCCTGGGGGAGATTAAAGGCGGCGACACTATTACCGTGGCCGGTGTTCCTTACCCCGAGCCCGAAGAGATTGTCATCCGCCTCGGCCCGCAGGAGGCCGGTAATCGCAAGGCCACCGTCGCTATCCGCAACCGAGCTTTTGAGAATGAGAGCGGCCTGGTTCACATCGTCTTCGATGATCACCTGACGCCTCTGTCGGCCTGGACCAGGGTGCTGAAGTTCGGCAAACTCGTGGGGCGATTGGTGGAAGTCAAAGCCCCCACCCCTTAA